In one Agathobacter rectalis ATCC 33656 genomic region, the following are encoded:
- a CDS encoding DUF5717 family protein translates to MRARIGQIAAGRFNGTKPILAFSEETIDLSVIEGRSEAGSFVIESTNQIKICGIVYSTNPRMECLNPHFEGEKVRIRYQFNSKGLTEGDTCEGKFVIVCNQIEYSLSFCARITRLYAEASTGAVKSLDDFTRLAASNWDEAYHLFYNRNFLNTIPYDNVYERLTYEGFACARPSGQNMEEFLIGVNKKQPVSISVDKSEEIFMASKEPQSGCFTITKDNWGYTEIRLRTDCEFIKLSKPVLTLDDFIGKTYLYEYIIDASAMHAGRNFGRIYIDGVYQSFTIDITAGVRDDDGSISDIAVTKDIKECMVGIMELYTSFRLKRIVTGVWANETISILNHLHALMPDEHMYELMKAQAFIINRQRQEAKWILDDFKHSNPDKKAPIWGYYLYLMTLLEREPSYVDNMTHEVELIFYENPDSVLLFWVLLFLRDQYFDDSAGKLKDIKYWVLRGCSSPYLYIEAYYLISQDPYLIKELSVFELRILSWAVKEKALTKELAGAIFEAVDLAGGFDNRVYELLTAAYEICPEAEYVGIICSYLIKGHKNDTCFHKWFELGIENKLRLTGLYESYLLTMNDRQISPVPKIIQMYFSFDNKLPYRKLAVLYNNIIAAKETEPEVYHKYRKAMGRFAMDQAQLRHIDDNLAVLYEDMLELGFINEELSAAFSDIIYTHKLIVFDKRIVRAIIYQNEMKEPQIVPVTDQCAYFELFSNDYVILFEDSRGYRYVKSISYRLQRLMDAEKYLDRCISLSPDRPQYIVSHFKHVRDYSDFTKDDLKLFKPVFYSESFSDSYKAVMGYRILKYCQLHDYEDYVRPFLQSINFDTLQKDARKYLIDMLVSNRLYEKAYDMAMEYGIDMLAAASKVVLCENALKVQHVDDDFMVQLAISAFKTGKYSDLVLKYLCENYTGPTDELINLWHAADKFSISSMKLDERILEQGIYTQIEPEKISDIFMEYYKRAGNDKLILAYISLVAHGYLHSGGCKADFIFDIIEKRFIGNRTLNDACQLALLKHFAEKTDITQAELEIEDTLLKYYIYNNMYFDFFARLDYRLLEKYFLYDKAFLQYESTPGTHVVLHYSRDEDGEEFNSEDMVEMYDGIYVKTFVIFFGELIRYYITEEHDNSIEVKESNRLTCNNIPGDNDHSRYNLINEMIISDTLSDETTLKSNIDEYKRLDAATKQLFKLI, encoded by the coding sequence GTGCGAGCACGTATAGGGCAGATAGCTGCCGGCAGATTTAATGGCACGAAACCGATTTTGGCGTTTTCAGAGGAGACAATAGACCTTTCGGTCATTGAGGGAAGAAGCGAAGCGGGAAGCTTTGTAATAGAAAGTACGAATCAGATAAAAATCTGTGGCATAGTTTATTCGACTAATCCAAGGATGGAGTGTCTGAATCCGCACTTCGAGGGCGAGAAAGTCAGGATTCGTTATCAATTTAACAGTAAGGGCCTTACGGAGGGCGATACCTGCGAGGGCAAATTTGTGATTGTATGCAATCAGATAGAGTACAGTCTTTCTTTTTGTGCAAGAATCACAAGGCTCTATGCGGAAGCATCCACCGGAGCTGTAAAGAGCCTTGATGATTTTACAAGGCTTGCGGCATCCAATTGGGATGAGGCTTATCATCTGTTTTATAATCGCAATTTTTTAAACACAATTCCTTATGACAATGTATATGAGAGGCTGACCTATGAGGGCTTTGCCTGCGCCAGACCATCCGGTCAGAATATGGAGGAGTTTCTGATTGGCGTAAACAAAAAACAGCCTGTTTCCATTAGTGTAGACAAGTCAGAGGAGATTTTTATGGCTTCTAAAGAGCCACAGAGTGGATGCTTTACTATAACAAAGGATAACTGGGGATATACCGAGATACGCCTGCGCACGGATTGTGAATTCATAAAGCTGTCTAAGCCTGTTTTAACGCTTGATGATTTTATAGGTAAAACATATCTGTATGAGTATATCATCGATGCATCTGCGATGCATGCCGGACGTAATTTTGGCCGCATATATATTGATGGTGTATATCAGAGCTTTACAATAGATATCACGGCCGGTGTAAGAGATGATGATGGCAGTATAAGTGATATAGCTGTGACAAAGGACATAAAGGAATGCATGGTCGGAATCATGGAGCTTTATACCAGTTTCAGGCTGAAGCGGATAGTGACCGGGGTATGGGCAAACGAGACTATAAGCATATTAAACCACCTGCATGCACTCATGCCGGATGAGCATATGTATGAGCTGATGAAGGCTCAGGCATTTATTATCAACAGGCAAAGGCAGGAAGCTAAGTGGATTCTTGATGATTTCAAGCACAGTAATCCTGATAAGAAAGCTCCAATCTGGGGCTATTATCTGTATCTGATGACGCTGTTAGAGAGAGAGCCTTCATACGTTGACAATATGACACACGAAGTGGAGCTGATTTTTTATGAAAATCCTGACTCTGTGCTTTTGTTCTGGGTACTTTTATTTTTGAGGGATCAGTATTTTGATGACAGTGCCGGTAAGCTTAAAGATATAAAATACTGGGTACTGCGAGGCTGTTCGTCTCCGTATTTGTATATTGAAGCTTATTATCTTATATCACAGGATCCTTATCTGATAAAGGAGCTGTCGGTATTTGAGCTTCGCATCCTAAGCTGGGCCGTAAAGGAAAAGGCTCTGACAAAGGAGCTTGCCGGAGCAATCTTTGAGGCGGTTGATCTGGCAGGCGGGTTCGATAACAGAGTATATGAGCTTCTTACAGCAGCCTATGAGATATGTCCGGAGGCAGAGTATGTCGGCATCATATGCAGCTACCTGATTAAGGGACACAAAAATGATACCTGTTTTCATAAATGGTTTGAGCTGGGTATCGAGAATAAGCTGCGTCTGACAGGCTTGTATGAGTCGTATCTCCTTACGATGAATGACAGGCAGATTTCCCCTGTGCCAAAGATCATCCAGATGTATTTCAGCTTTGATAATAAGCTGCCATACCGAAAGCTTGCAGTGCTTTACAACAATATAATTGCTGCCAAGGAAACAGAGCCTGAGGTCTACCACAAGTACAGGAAAGCTATGGGCAGGTTTGCCATGGACCAGGCACAGCTTAGGCATATTGATGATAATCTGGCTGTTTTATACGAGGATATGCTTGAGTTGGGATTTATCAATGAAGAGCTGTCGGCAGCTTTTTCAGATATTATATATACCCACAAGCTTATTGTATTTGATAAGCGCATAGTGAGAGCTATCATATATCAGAATGAAATGAAGGAGCCTCAGATAGTTCCGGTTACAGACCAGTGTGCTTATTTTGAACTGTTTTCAAACGACTATGTTATACTTTTTGAGGACTCAAGGGGCTATAGATATGTTAAAAGCATCTCATACAGACTGCAGAGGCTGATGGATGCCGAGAAATACCTTGACAGGTGTATAAGCCTCTCGCCTGACAGACCACAGTATATAGTGTCACATTTTAAGCATGTAAGGGATTATTCTGATTTTACAAAGGATGATTTGAAGCTGTTTAAACCTGTATTTTATAGTGAATCCTTTTCTGATTCCTACAAAGCTGTTATGGGATACAGAATTTTAAAATATTGTCAGCTTCACGATTATGAGGATTACGTCAGGCCGTTTTTGCAAAGCATTAATTTTGATACCCTGCAAAAGGATGCAAGAAAATATCTTATTGACATGCTTGTATCAAACCGCCTCTATGAAAAGGCATATGATATGGCCATGGAGTATGGAATAGACATGCTTGCTGCCGCATCAAAGGTGGTTTTGTGTGAGAATGCGCTTAAAGTGCAGCATGTAGATGATGATTTTATGGTGCAGCTTGCCATATCTGCCTTTAAAACAGGCAAATACAGTGATCTGGTGCTTAAATACCTGTGTGAAAACTATACCGGGCCTACAGACGAGCTGATTAATCTGTGGCATGCCGCTGATAAGTTTTCAATATCTTCCATGAAGCTTGATGAGCGTATTCTCGAACAGGGTATTTATACGCAGATTGAGCCTGAAAAGATATCGGATATCTTTATGGAATACTATAAAAGAGCCGGAAATGATAAGCTGATTTTAGCTTATATATCTCTTGTGGCACATGGATATCTGCATAGTGGCGGGTGCAAGGCTGATTTTATTTTTGATATTATCGAAAAGCGATTTATTGGAAACAGAACATTAAATGATGCCTGCCAGTTAGCCCTATTGAAGCATTTTGCTGAGAAAACGGATATCACTCAGGCTGAGCTTGAGATTGAAGATACATTGCTTAAATATTATATATATAACAATATGTATTTTGATTTTTTTGCGAGGCTTGATTACAGACTGCTGGAGAAATATTTCCTCTATGACAAGGCATTTTTACAGTATGAGAGTACTCCGGGGACTCATGTTGTGCTGCATTACAGCCGAGACGAGGATGGCGAAGAGTTTAATTCAGAGGATATGGTTGAGATGTACGACGGCATATACGTAAAGACATTTGTCATATTTTTCGGTGAGCTGATCAGGTATTATATTACTGAGGAGCATGACAACAGCATAGAGGTGAAGGAGAGCAATCGTCTTACATGCAACAATATACCGGGTGACAATGATCACAGCCGCTATAATCTGATTAATGAGATGATAATTTCAGATACACTGTCTGATGAGACAACCTTAAAGAGCAATATAGACGAATATAAAAGGCTGGATGCTGCGACTAAGCAGCTGTTTAAGCTGATTTAA
- a CDS encoding pyridoxal phosphate-dependent aminotransferase: MIEQKEHFHGSDLEKIEKIYGIKKENIMSFAANVNPLGESGKLKTALSERIDAITKYPDREYTSLRKAIGSYCKCDYNHITVGNGCTELISLFIQITAPKKTLLLGPTYSEYERDLRINGSDISYYFLKEKDDFKINSDEFISAITADTDLVIICNPNNPTGSLITQDKLKTILTHCKETNTYVMIDETYIEFVPDVDELSAIPLTELFDNVIILRGTSKFFATPGLRLGYAITSNSQILTDINTNKNPWMINSLAVVAGETMFLDEEYIDKTRSLILSEKTRCRQLIEKSHKFKLYPSYSNFYLLKILDEGVDAHMLFERAIRQGMMIRDCSTFPGLKERFIRFCIMKPEDNTRLINCLTQ, translated from the coding sequence ATGATAGAACAAAAGGAGCATTTTCACGGCAGTGACCTTGAAAAAATAGAAAAAATATACGGTATAAAGAAAGAAAATATTATGAGCTTTGCAGCAAATGTCAACCCACTCGGTGAATCCGGTAAACTAAAAACTGCACTGTCTGAGCGCATTGATGCAATCACAAAATACCCTGACAGGGAGTATACTTCTCTCAGAAAGGCTATCGGCAGCTACTGCAAGTGCGATTACAATCACATAACAGTCGGAAACGGATGCACGGAGCTCATCTCTCTTTTCATTCAGATTACAGCTCCTAAAAAGACACTTCTGCTTGGTCCGACTTACTCTGAGTACGAGCGCGACTTAAGGATAAACGGCAGTGATATCTCATACTATTTTCTTAAGGAAAAGGATGATTTTAAGATTAATTCGGATGAATTCATCTCTGCAATCACAGCTGATACCGACCTTGTCATCATCTGTAACCCCAACAATCCGACTGGCAGTCTTATCACACAGGATAAGCTCAAAACAATTTTAACCCACTGTAAAGAGACAAATACTTATGTGATGATAGACGAGACATATATAGAGTTTGTGCCGGATGTTGATGAGCTTTCAGCAATACCTCTGACTGAATTGTTTGACAATGTGATTATTTTACGCGGCACATCCAAGTTTTTTGCCACTCCGGGACTTCGCCTGGGCTATGCCATCACATCAAATTCACAAATTCTTACAGACATAAACACAAACAAAAATCCGTGGATGATTAACTCTCTCGCCGTTGTTGCAGGCGAAACCATGTTTTTGGATGAAGAATATATAGATAAAACAAGAAGCTTGATACTTTCGGAGAAAACCAGATGCAGGCAATTGATTGAAAAATCACACAAATTCAAGCTTTATCCATCCTACAGCAACTTCTATCTGCTTAAGATACTTGATGAAGGCGTGGATGCACATATGCTATTTGAGCGCGCCATAAGGCAGGGCATGATGATAAGGGATTGCTCTACCTTCCCCGGACTCAAGGAGCGGTTCATACGATTTTGTATAATGAAGCCAGAGGACAACACAAGGCTTATTAATTGCCTTACACAATGA
- the gltA gene encoding NADPH-dependent glutamate synthase, with translation MEVDVLKRVPVREQDPKVRATNFEEVCYGYNKEEAMAEASRCLNCKNAQCMKGCPVSINIPAFVEQVKNGDFTKAYEIISESSALPAVCGRVCPQESQCEGKCIRGFKGDPVSIGKLERFVADTARENGIKPKTAAEKNGKKVAVIGSGPAGLTCAGDLAKLGYDVTIFEALHAAGGVLSYGIPEFRLPKDKVVAAEVENVKALGVKIETNVVIGKSVKIDELMEEEGFEAVFIGSGAGLPRFMGIPGEQANGVFSANEFLTRNNLMKAFKEGYETPISKGKKVVVVGGGNVAMDAARTALRLGAETHIVYRRSEAELPARKEEVHHAKEEGVIFDLLENPTEILVDENGWVKGVKLIKMELGEPDASGRRSPIEIAGSEYEMECDTVIMSLGTSPNPLISSTTIGLDTNKRKCIVATEDTGATSKEGVFAGGDAVTGAATVILAMGAGKAAAKGIDEFLSAK, from the coding sequence ATGGAAGTCGATGTATTAAAGAGAGTACCTGTCAGAGAGCAGGATCCAAAGGTTCGTGCCACAAACTTTGAAGAGGTTTGCTACGGCTACAATAAAGAAGAGGCAATGGCAGAGGCAAGCAGATGCTTAAACTGTAAAAATGCACAGTGTATGAAGGGCTGCCCTGTTTCTATCAATATTCCTGCATTTGTTGAGCAGGTTAAAAATGGTGATTTCACAAAGGCTTATGAGATTATTTCAGAGTCATCAGCACTTCCTGCTGTATGTGGACGTGTATGCCCACAGGAGAGCCAGTGTGAGGGCAAGTGTATCAGAGGTTTCAAGGGCGATCCTGTCTCAATCGGAAAGCTCGAGAGATTTGTTGCTGATACAGCCAGAGAGAATGGCATCAAGCCAAAGACAGCCGCAGAGAAAAACGGCAAAAAGGTTGCTGTTATCGGTTCAGGTCCTGCAGGACTTACATGTGCCGGAGACCTTGCAAAGCTTGGCTATGATGTAACTATTTTTGAGGCACTTCATGCTGCCGGCGGAGTATTAAGCTACGGAATACCGGAGTTTCGTCTTCCAAAGGACAAGGTTGTTGCGGCAGAAGTAGAGAATGTCAAGGCACTTGGTGTTAAAATCGAGACAAATGTAGTTATCGGAAAGTCAGTTAAGATTGACGAACTTATGGAGGAAGAAGGCTTTGAGGCTGTATTTATCGGTTCGGGAGCAGGACTTCCAAGATTTATGGGAATCCCTGGAGAGCAGGCCAACGGTGTATTTTCTGCTAATGAGTTCCTTACAAGAAATAACCTCATGAAAGCTTTTAAAGAGGGTTATGAGACTCCTATCTCAAAAGGTAAAAAGGTTGTAGTTGTCGGTGGTGGAAACGTAGCCATGGACGCAGCCAGAACAGCTCTTCGTCTCGGTGCAGAGACACACATTGTATACAGACGTAGTGAGGCAGAGCTTCCTGCACGTAAAGAGGAAGTACATCATGCCAAGGAAGAGGGAGTTATCTTTGATCTCCTTGAGAACCCTACAGAGATTCTTGTTGATGAGAATGGCTGGGTTAAGGGTGTTAAGCTTATCAAGATGGAGCTTGGAGAGCCTGATGCATCAGGACGTAGAAGCCCTATTGAGATTGCCGGCTCTGAGTATGAGATGGAGTGCGATACAGTGATCATGTCACTTGGTACATCGCCAAATCCACTTATTTCCTCTACAACAATAGGTCTCGATACAAATAAGAGAAAGTGTATTGTAGCAACTGAGGATACAGGTGCAACTTCAAAAGAGGGTGTATTTGCAGGTGGAGATGCCGTAACAGGTGCTGCAACGGTTATTCTTGCCATGGGTGCAGGAAAAGCAGCAGCAAAGGGTATTGACGAGTTCTTATCTGCAAAATAA
- a CDS encoding sulfide/dihydroorotate dehydrogenase-like FAD/NAD-binding protein has translation MYPIVRKEKLADNIILMDIKAPRVAKECLPGQFIIAKTDEVGERIPLTICDYDREKETVTIVVQTIGAGTERMMALNEGDSLEDFVGPLGCPSELCQEDNLEETKKKHIVFIAGGLGTAPVYPQVKWLKEHGVDADVIMGFRNKDILFFEDEMKAVAKNLYVCTDDGSYGFHGNGSQQLQALVDAGNTYDCCVAIGPMIMMKFTCLLTKKLEIPTIVSMNPIMVDGTGMCGACRLIVDGKVKFACVDGPEFDGHLVDFDQAMKRQQQYKTEEGRAKLAYEEGATHHGGCGNCGGDK, from the coding sequence ATGTATCCAATAGTTCGAAAAGAAAAATTGGCTGACAATATTATCCTTATGGATATAAAGGCACCACGAGTTGCAAAAGAGTGTCTGCCTGGTCAGTTTATCATCGCAAAGACAGATGAGGTAGGAGAGAGAATCCCACTTACCATCTGTGATTATGACAGGGAAAAAGAGACTGTTACTATCGTAGTACAGACTATCGGTGCAGGAACAGAGAGAATGATGGCTCTTAATGAGGGAGATTCATTAGAGGATTTCGTCGGACCACTCGGCTGTCCATCAGAGCTTTGTCAGGAGGATAACCTCGAGGAGACAAAGAAAAAGCACATCGTATTTATCGCAGGAGGTCTTGGTACAGCTCCTGTATATCCACAGGTTAAGTGGCTTAAAGAGCATGGTGTGGATGCTGATGTCATCATGGGCTTTAGAAATAAGGATATCCTTTTCTTTGAGGATGAGATGAAAGCTGTTGCAAAGAATCTCTATGTTTGTACAGATGATGGCTCATACGGCTTCCACGGCAACGGCAGCCAGCAGCTTCAGGCACTTGTTGATGCCGGCAATACATATGACTGCTGTGTAGCTATCGGACCTATGATTATGATGAAATTCACATGTCTGCTCACGAAGAAGCTTGAGATTCCTACAATTGTTTCAATGAACCCAATCATGGTTGATGGAACAGGTATGTGTGGAGCATGCCGTCTGATCGTGGACGGAAAGGTTAAGTTCGCATGTGTTGACGGACCTGAGTTCGACGGACATCTTGTTGATTTCGATCAGGCTATGAAGAGACAGCAGCAATATAAGACTGAGGAAGGCAGAGCTAAGCTTGCCTATGAAGAGGGCGCAACACATCACGGTGGCTGCGGAAACTGCGGAGGTGACAAATAA
- a CDS encoding GTP-binding protein, with the protein MAEEIPVYLFTGFMDSGKTSLIKDTIFENDFANGSKGLIIMCEDGDVEYDMDKLKAANIQVAEIDSEDEFAAAKLNELNMQYLPEQVFIEYNGTWGIDKIIEAELPKGWVIVQSLATVDSTTFDLYMNNMRAMMQEQVFASDVVIFNRTDDDTDRGHLRRTIKNINRKAQIVYERKDGTIDERPEELPFDINQDVIELSDADYAIWYMDAMENYKKYDGKVVKFLALVYNPDKLRKGVMVPGRFAMTCCIEDVTFIGFKCKYEDESSIPHKSWITITARVHVEFAREYKGKGPVLYPVSIEPAEKPQDELVYFS; encoded by the coding sequence ATGGCTGAAGAGATTCCAGTATATTTATTTACCGGATTCATGGACAGTGGCAAGACTTCACTGATTAAGGATACCATTTTCGAGAATGATTTTGCTAATGGCTCAAAGGGGCTTATCATTATGTGCGAGGATGGTGATGTGGAGTATGATATGGATAAGCTAAAGGCTGCCAATATCCAGGTTGCAGAGATCGACTCGGAGGATGAGTTCGCAGCTGCAAAGCTGAATGAGCTCAACATGCAGTATTTGCCTGAACAGGTGTTTATCGAGTACAACGGCACATGGGGCATTGATAAAATAATAGAGGCTGAGCTGCCAAAGGGCTGGGTTATCGTGCAGTCGCTTGCCACAGTTGATTCCACTACATTTGACCTTTATATGAACAATATGCGCGCGATGATGCAGGAACAGGTATTTGCGAGTGATGTTGTCATATTTAACAGGACGGACGATGATACAGACAGAGGACACCTAAGGCGCACCATAAAGAATATCAACCGCAAAGCCCAGATAGTCTACGAACGCAAGGACGGTACTATTGATGAGCGTCCGGAGGAACTGCCGTTTGATATAAATCAGGATGTGATTGAGCTTTCAGATGCAGATTATGCCATCTGGTATATGGATGCCATGGAGAATTACAAGAAGTACGATGGCAAGGTTGTCAAATTTCTTGCTCTTGTATACAATCCTGATAAGCTTAGAAAGGGTGTTATGGTACCGGGCAGGTTTGCGATGACCTGCTGTATAGAGGACGTGACCTTTATAGGCTTTAAGTGCAAGTATGAGGATGAGAGCAGTATTCCTCACAAATCGTGGATTACCATCACCGCAAGGGTGCATGTGGAGTTTGCAAGAGAGTACAAGGGAAAGGGACCGGTGCTTTATCCGGTTTCCATCGAGCCTGCCGAGAAGCCGCAGGATGAGCTTGTATACTTCTCATAA
- a CDS encoding CobW family GTP-binding protein, with the protein MTKIDIISGFLGAGKTTFIKKMIDEAFKGEQIVLIENEFGEVGIDGGFLKDAGIQITEMNSGCICCSLVGDFGKNLNEVITKYHPDRILIEPSGVGKLSDVMKSVIDIEKEQPVKLNALVTVVNALKASKQMKAFGEFFNNQIEYATTVILSRSQNATPEQLEFCVKQIQALNPKASVITTDWDAIKGEQILKTMEGQDNLEMKVLAEARHAQDEAEHHHHHDHDEHEHHHDHDEHEHHHDHDEHEHHHDHDEHEHHHEHGEGCTCGCHDHEHEHGHHHADDVFTSWGKETPHKFERAKLEEILKQFVEDDKILRSKGMVEGTDGKWIYFDMVPGEYEIRDGEPDYTGRIVVIGTDIHEHELEELFGLA; encoded by the coding sequence ATGACAAAAATTGACATTATTTCAGGTTTCCTTGGAGCTGGAAAGACTACATTTATCAAGAAAATGATAGATGAGGCTTTTAAGGGTGAGCAGATAGTTCTCATAGAGAATGAGTTCGGTGAGGTTGGTATAGACGGTGGCTTTTTAAAGGATGCCGGCATTCAGATTACTGAGATGAACTCAGGCTGTATCTGCTGTTCACTGGTTGGTGATTTTGGTAAGAACTTAAATGAGGTTATTACTAAGTATCATCCTGACCGTATCTTAATCGAGCCTTCCGGCGTGGGTAAATTATCAGATGTCATGAAATCTGTTATAGATATCGAAAAAGAACAGCCGGTCAAGCTTAATGCACTTGTTACAGTGGTAAATGCACTTAAGGCAAGCAAGCAGATGAAGGCTTTCGGTGAGTTTTTCAACAATCAGATAGAGTATGCCACAACAGTGATCTTAAGTCGCAGCCAGAATGCTACACCTGAGCAGCTTGAGTTTTGTGTAAAGCAGATTCAGGCTTTAAATCCAAAGGCTTCAGTTATCACTACTGATTGGGATGCTATTAAAGGAGAGCAGATTCTTAAGACTATGGAAGGTCAGGACAATCTCGAGATGAAGGTGCTTGCTGAGGCACGCCATGCACAGGATGAGGCAGAGCATCATCATCACCATGACCATGATGAGCATGAGCATCACCATGACCATGATGAGCATGAGCATCACCACGACCATGATGAGCATGAGCACCATCACGACCATGACGAGCACGAGCATCACCACGAGCATGGCGAGGGCTGCACCTGTGGCTGTCATGACCATGAGCATGAGCACGGACATCATCATGCTGATGATGTATTTACAAGCTGGGGCAAGGAGACACCTCACAAGTTTGAGCGCGCTAAGCTCGAAGAAATCCTTAAGCAGTTTGTGGAAGATGACAAGATTCTTCGTTCAAAGGGCATGGTAGAGGGCACAGACGGCAAGTGGATTTACTTTGATATGGTTCCGGGCGAGTACGAGATTCGTGATGGCGAGCCTGACTATACAGGACGTATAGTTGTTATCGGAACAGATATCCACGAGCATGAGCTTGAAGAGCTTTTCGGACTTGCTTAA
- the rpsU gene encoding 30S ribosomal protein S21 codes for MSSVIVKENETLDSALRRFKRNCAKAGIQQEIRKREHYEKPSVKRKKKSEAARKRKYN; via the coding sequence ATGTCTAGTGTAATAGTTAAAGAAAACGAGACTTTAGATAGCGCATTACGCAGATTCAAGAGAAACTGTGCAAAAGCAGGCATCCAGCAGGAGATCCGTAAGCGTGAGCATTACGAGAAACCAAGCGTAAAGCGTAAGAAGAAATCTGAAGCAGCTAGAAAAAGAAAATACAATTAA